In Zalophus californianus isolate mZalCal1 chromosome 17, mZalCal1.pri.v2, whole genome shotgun sequence, one DNA window encodes the following:
- the GPR4 gene encoding G-protein coupled receptor 4: MGNRTWDGCHVDSRVDHLFPPSLYIFVIGVGLPTNCLALWAAYRQVRQRNELGVYLMNLSIADLLYICTLPLWVDYFLHHDNWIHGPSSCKLFGFIFYTNIYISIAFLCCISVDRYLAVAHPLRFARLRRVKTAVAVSSVVWATELGANSAPLFHDELFRDRYNHTFCFEKFPMEGWVAWMNLYRVFVGFLFPWALMLLSYRGILRAVRGSVSTERQEKAKIKRLALSLIAIVLVCFAPYHVLLLSRSAVYLGRPWDCGFEERIFSAYHSSLAFTSLNCVADPILYCLVNEGARSDVAKALHNLLRFLASDKPQEMANASLTLETPLTSKRNSMAKAMAAGWVAAPPSQADQVQLKMLPPAQ, from the coding sequence ATGGGCAACCGCACGTGGGACGGCTGCCACGTGGACTCGCGCGTGGACCACCTCTTCCCGCCATCCCTCTACATCTTCGTCATCGGCGTGGGGCTGCCCACCAACTGCCTGGCCCTGTGGGCAGCCTACCGCCAGGTGCGGCAGCGCAACGAGCTGGGGGTGTACCTGATGAACCTCAGCATCGCCGACCTGCTGTACATCTGCACGCTGCCACTGTGGGTTGACTACTTCCTGCATCACGACAACTGGATCCACGGCCCCAGCTCCTGCAAGCTCTTCGGGTTCATCTTCTACACCAACATCTACATCAGCATCGCCTTCCTGTGCTGCATCTCGGTGGACCGCTACCTGGCCGTGGCCCACCCACTGCGGTTTGCCCGCCTGCGCCGGGTCAAGACGGCTGTGGCCGTGAGCTCCGTGGTCTGGGCCACGGAACTGGGGGCCAACTCGGCGCCCCTGTTCCACGACGAGCTCTTCCGCGACCGCTACAACCACACCTTCTGCTTCGAGAAGTTCCCCATGGAGGGCTGGGTGGCCTGGATGAACCTCTACCGGGTTTTCGTGGGCTTCCTCTTCCCATGGGCCCTCATGCTGCTGTCTTACCGCGGCATCCTGCGGGCCGTGCGGGGCAGTGTGTCCACGGAGCGCCAGGAGAAGGCCAAGATCAAGCGGCTGGCCCTGAGCCTCATTGCCATCGTGCTGGTCTGCTTCGCGCCCTACCACGTGCTCCTGCTCTCACGCAGTGCCGTCTACCTGGGCCGCCCGTGGGACTGTGGCTTCGAGGAGCGCATCTTCTCGGCCTACCACAGCTCGCTGGCCTTCACCAGCCTCAACTGTGTGGCTGACCCCATCCTCTACTGCCTTGTCAACGAGGGGGCCCGCAGCGACGTGGCCAAGGCCCTACACAATCTGCTCCGCTTCCTGGCCAGTGACAAGCCACAGGAGATGGCCAACGCCTCGCTCACCCTGGAGACCCCGCTCACTTCCAAGAGGAACAGCATGGCCAAGGCCATGGCAGCTGGCTGGGTGGCAGCTCCGCCCTCCCAAGCAGACCAGGTGCAGCTGAAGATGCTGCCGCCTGCACAGTGA